Part of the Benincasa hispida cultivar B227 chromosome 11, ASM972705v1, whole genome shotgun sequence genome, ATTCACAAAAGGAAAGGAAACATATTACAAATCTCACTACATTTCATCGCTAAATAAGAGAAGATTTGTTAATCTTTGGTACTCATAGccttaaaattataaaagattAATGCCAGtaagaacaaaacaaaaagagaaaacgAAAATGTAATAatagattataaaaaaaaattaaaaataataataattttttcacataaaaacaaagaaaagaaaaagcaacAGTTCATTTCAAATATCAATTCAAATGATTACATGTAATTCCCATTTCACacctaatataatatataaatgtatatttttggaataataaataataataaagttttttctttttagtcaaAATGACAACTAAGATGATaaagtaatatttaattttgggttaattgCTATATAACTACCTCTAATATTCCAGATTTTCCTTTAACATTCACCAATCACAATTTGAATGttgaaaaatatgaatttttatttcgaaaataaattgtttaaagttcattttttttaacacttTGTAGGGTTTGATTTTGTATAGCTTTTGTGATatattctatttctttttcttttttttttttcaagtaagTTTTGGTAGATTTAATGATTTCTCTAAAGGTGTTTAATTATATAGGCTACACAACTTTTGCTTATAATTGTACATCAAATTTAGGTTTTGGTTAATTAGTTTGTTTTGGATTTTGGGCtttgaaaattgtgtttgttttttcctaatctttttacaataattttcatCTATCCTAAAGAAAAATTTGCATTCATAGCCAACTTTGTGTAGCTCACTCTATCATCCGACTATAGTTTGCCAAAATGAGCATAGTTTCAACtggcaaagtgtttgtattATTAACCTCGAAGTGAGAGATTCGCCTCCCCTACTccagtcaaaaaaaaaaaaaaaaaaccatagttTATCACACAATCAACTCTtctcatatatacatatatacacacTTAGGTGCATCCCGTGTTGCACTCATTTTTGTACAACTCACTCGAGTATCAACGCGTGCATGGAGATGAGTAGAGTCTTGTGGCTGCACTTAAATATTACTCATATatctatattaaattatttattttctatggTTAGAGTAAGACTAAAAAAAAAGATGTGGTCTAGGATGTATACATTTCTATGCATCTTACTTTCATCACACAcaataagaattaaaatatttaaataaagatataaaaagaATTTATCACGTAACAAATTATGATAAGATAATTTGGTGGATGCACAAAGATAGATATAGACCCAGATATATCTGAATATTTCTCATACCGATGCAACTCTTCTAATCATATGGTAAACTGTGATTGGACTATTGAGTGACTATAGAAAGATAGGTGGAATGCAGGATGCATTAGTGtatttttcatctttaattACCACTAGTTACTAAAGGACAAAAATGCCCCTAGTAATTCATTTaccaaaagaataaaaaatcttagaaaaagaaaaataaaaataaaaagtataacCACAAGGCTTATAAATAAACTCCATTGTTGCACCTTAAAATCAAAGcccagaaagaagaagaagaacaataaAGCCAGAGAGAGTCTCAATGACAAGGAAGAAAGTGAAGTTGGTTTGGATTGCAAGCGATAATGCAAGGAAAGCCAGTTTCAAAAAACGAAGGCTCAGATTGTTAAAGAAAGTAAGTGAACTCACCACTCTCTGCGGTGTTTTCGTCTTTGCCGTCGTCAATGGCCCCGACGAGGACCATCCCGTCATCTGGCCATATCTCTCCGCCGCTCAACACCTCTACCGTCGCTTTCTCAGCCTTTCGGAAGTCGAACGCCAGAAGAAAATAATGAATCAAGAGACGTATCTCAAGGAACGCACCACCAAAGCTCAAGTTATGCTAAAGAAACTCATCAAGAAGAATCAAGAACTCGAACTCGATCTTCTGATGCATCAATTGCATCAAGGTCGTCATATTTCCCAACTTACCAACGAGGAACTTCTCGCATTGTTCTGGATGGTCGGAAAGTGGATAAGAGACTGCCGAAAACGAATCGAGTATCATCAAGAGGTTCATcgtcctcctcctcctcctcctgaATTTGTTCCTTTTAACTCTCCTCTGCTTGAAATAGGGAGCAATGAGATGGATCTGGTTGATAATGGAAGGAATTTGATGGATCAATGGTTTATTGATATGGTGATGAATTCAATTGATAAAATTGGGGGAAGTAGTAGCAGTATGGTAGAGGAGTTAGGGTTTGTTCAATCGGAAGTGAATATGGGTGATTTGATGAATGGAGGAAATTCGATGGTGGAAATCGGCGAATTAGGAGGAACGGAAACGATTATTGTTGAAGGAGATGGCGATgagaatattttattatcagAGTGGAATTTTGGGGTAAATGACAATTTTGGAATGAGTGAGATTGAGAAGCTTGTGAACGACATTAATGCCGTTGGAGTTGAGGCTACTGTTAGTCCTATAGATTTCACTCACCAAGTGGGTTTTGGAATCGGTGGTGACGTCAACGATGGAGACCCTACGGGGATTCTGTATTTTGATGGCTGCTACTACCTCTTACCCTGCCCTTGACTCTCTTCCTTCCTGTTGTCTTGGTGAAGACTGTGGTAGTGGTTCTTTGCTTGGTTGATTGAATATCTCTTTCCGGCGGTGGTAGTGTAGGGATTGATATGAATGATGATGCAAAGATGTTGCTTCAAGGATTGTTTGAAAGTGGAATAAGCTGTAgcaatggaaatggaaatggaaatggaaatggaaatgaaattcaaaatggaaatggaaatgagaATCAGAATAATGAAGGTGAAGACGTTGAAGATGATCTTCTAAGTAAGGAATGGCAAAACAACTTTACTCCATGATTGCTTCTTCTTAATTAAGCTCTAAATAATGGAGGAATTTGGGGGTTactccaattttctctctctatatatatataaaaatattatgatgGTATGAATTATGATCTAGTGTCTAAAGAAAATAGAATAATGTGTTAGTTTCTTATGAGTAGTTAAAATCTAGTTCCCTTTTTTAACTGTGGATTAATGAAAATATTAGGAGTAGTCTACTTAAGCATTttttagagattaaaaaaaatgtatgatcATCATGCCTAATGATCACTATTTTAGTATTTGTCCAGATAATTCTGTATCAAGTTTGTCTAAGTTAATTGAGTGAAGTTTAAATTGTCTCTTTTTATAAGAATTTAAATATCTgatttttcatatattattgatatatactTATTTAGTGAATTCGGAAATTCGATTTTCGATCTCTcgcaatttttttataatatttggaATGGAAGAATAGAACATCTAGCTTCGAATTCATGAACTaggtttattttaataaaattataaatgttattattattattattattattattattattattattatttgtaactCCACAATGGTCTCACAATGCATGAATTACGAAAGATGGTGAAACGTGAGAACATGAGGGTGGCaatatttttggataattattcTCTTTTGGCTTATTCTTGGAATTTGAGGAATATTCCTTTTAAATAATAAtgggtatattttttttaggaataataatgGGTTGTTTGAATCATAGAACAAATGTGAAatcttataaaaatattattaaaaatgagAATGAcagatattttaaattaatctcaTTTTGAGGTATCTGTCTTGTTTTTGGGAGTAAAGAGAGACAATAAGATACGAAACaaaatttagtaattatttgaGAATATTTGTTGGTTACCCATGTGTTATTTTTTACTatgtatattaatattaaaatatattattaataattacaATTATCTATTACGTTTTTATTGATAACGAACGATATGGTATTTCAATAATTAACAATCTAAACAGTTCAAAAATGACGTAACTTACGTATCTAGTGTATTGGTTTTGAATGACATGATAAGATCATTGATTTTGTGATATTCAAATGACGCGTGCACAACGAGACATCATATTATATAGATATATCTAGTTAGAGTCTTCACACGCGACATCAATAAAAATAGTAACCCTAAAAAGCAACGACTTAAACCATCTAAACTTAAAAACATAAAGGTTGAAAAAATTTTTAGTCATTAACTTTTATGAAACTAACGATTTAGGTCCtgtttagtaactatttgatttcggatatttcattttttacaatTAAGTTTAGTAAACATTCTTCTACATATtaattttcttgttttgttatttaactcaataaaaaaaaactgagccaattttaaaaataaataaaagaaggtaagatttgatttttgaaatcttaaaattataaaaagaaaaagaaaaagaaaaaagattaagACCTATCATTGTCTAACTAAagggtaaaataaaaataaatgaataagtAAAGAAAGAGAAGATAAGGATGGGTTGGAAGTTAAAGATTAAATTAGAGAACATAAAATTCATAAAAGAGAAGAGTATTTAAACAAAGCTAATTTGGTTTTTTCTCTATTTCAGTTACAAATGATAGGCCCCACTATGgtaaaaacaaaattagttgTGTCTTTCGTTGGGTATTGTTCGTCTTGTTACAACACTATGGTCGTGATTAAACATATCAACATTAGAAGTTTACTTTATGAATTCTTATTTTaatgttaaatatatatatatacatatgtatcttaatcaataaattataacaaaataaattaaattatttcaatttgttGAGTTagaaactttatattttattttatgttataatgAATGGGTCTTAAAGTTTGTTTATGCCTAGACTATATACTGATTCATTATTGTTGTTTAATGGATTcgtatattatatttataaatctatcctatatatgaaaaaaaatgttattaggAAAAACTCTTTACCTATACATTTTGCCTttatatttttagtaaatttatgtGTTACAATTTACCTATGGGACTCAACTTTTCATGTGTAGTTGTTCATTTAAAGAATAATGAAGGAGACGATTCAAATATTCCATTTcacaaaacattttaaaaaaaaaaaattaggtcgAATAGTACCATTGGTACAACTCTCTAAGATGGAATGCCATAATatacaaatattataataaaatttattaaattatctaacttttaaaaaatcgatgataattattaaaacaaactatatcatatttatttattgcatGCCAAAACAAAACcaattgtttctttttaaattagaaaaaaaatactaagttaacaataattatatcaatttaaatcctaaactttcgTAGATATATCAATTTTACACCCTCCATACGTTCTTTTTAGTAAATATCGTGTGAGACATATAATTTTTCTAAACTcttaaacattcataaacaaatcaatttagactctcaACTAAAACTTCTTTTGAAGAGTGTCCATGCATCAAGTTTAAtcatctattttattaattcaatatctCGAAAAGTCTACACACGTATAAGAATGAAATGCATCGACAATTTTCAAATGTAATCTTAATAAAGGGTCTAAATAATTGATTcacttataataatttaaaagataaatttaaaaaagaattatattaatttttacaatatttttcaaaccaaatcttaaaaaaatgattaatcgataaatttattaagttcaagatttaaataggtataatttaaaatgaaaattcctCCAAAATGGATTAAAGACAACATGATCTCACATGTTTCTTGAATAGCCCTCACATACATATGTATAGATTCAAAATTTTCCACGTGGCCTATcatgcatgcaattctgaaaaCTGGTGAGACATGTGTAAAGCCTGAAcctaattactttaaataagagtaagtaatgagatgtctcctaatgagttaaatgaaCCCATGTTTTAGGAGGGTTAGAGGCTGGAAGCAAGGAGAAATAAGCTATTGTGTAGTAAGTGTAAACCCGAATTCAAAGTGTCCTAAACAAGCATGTTTGGCTaaggaatatatattaaatatcatataagtgAAAATTCATGTTATTTAAATAAGTTgtagagaaaggaaaaggaaaacacaAAATAAGGAAGCTCACTTATTGTTTGACACGTGGCAATTAATTCTTGAATTTGGGAGGCgacaggaagattaaaagggaaaaatacTTCGAAAGTTTGGTTTTGGCAATCTACATGagaaatttagtgaaatcggtGCCCTTTGAAATTGGGAGAATTTAGATTTCAAAGTGTCTTGCCGGAGAAAGATGGCAGGAGAAGAAGGATGGAAAGTGttgaaattacaaaaagaaCAGAATCTCGGGTTAATCAGGGCCCGAGGTGAATATTGAGAGCTCTGggccaaattataaggaatttatagctgaaattttaagataagaaagttaactcaattctaaacatgtttgtagaatgaagtttattcaaaaaatgtctggattttgagttatgaattttaaaaattgtaacaGAGAATTTGTGCACAAGCAGACAACTGCTTAGGAAGAATAAGGAAACAGCTCACTGTGGagattatagcgagattttgtgAAGAGGATCTCATTAATGAAGGagatctcgctaattttgtgaagaggatctcgctaataaAAGATCTCACGAATTTTGtgaagaggatctcgctaatgaaggaaatctcgctagaattTGGGCTGGTATCGCTGACATCGCTGGTAGGGgatctcgctggtgtcgctcatggagatctcgctggtgtcgcttaTAGGGATCTCGCTAGTGTCGCTCTAGGATCTCATTGATTGTCGCCCAGGGGGATCTAGCTAGTAAGGCAATCTTTTatgatgaaagttccattagtaaatgaaacATTTGAGGTactttgctaagaattctaagtagtttaaccgggaattatatCCTTTCAGGCAGAAGAGTTAagagaggcgtataacccgttaagaggccaacgtactgtgagtgactatatgATGAATTAacgttttaatgatttaaaaactaTGGTTTCCTTGAGTcctttctcatgctaagtgttggaaactatgatttctttgaagttattctcatgctaagtgtttaaatgaagtgtcaagcaacatatttgtgaaactgtctctcatgctaagtaaagcatgtcttccatggaattgatatgatttaataatgttatcttttccaaatactttcaccatgtttaagtaactccattttatgataaactagtatgatggatgaactagtatgatgatttgagcactatgCCTTAGTGTTTAACCAAATGTTTATGACtaattttacttaaaacgcgataccgaaggacatttgaaaaggtatctGCCACCAGATCCgaagacatttgagaaggtatttgacCAACTTGGTACCGAAGGACTATAGAGAAGGTAcggaccaacttgataccgaaggacatttgagaaggtatcttagcaactcgatactgaaggacgtttgagaaggtattagagtagaagtacctaaggatactgaaggacaatgagaaggtatcctagtcaagttacctaagg contains:
- the LOC120090815 gene encoding MADS-box transcription factor PHERES 1-like, which gives rise to MTRKKVKLVWIASDNARKASFKKRRLRLLKKVSELTTLCGVFVFAVVNGPDEDHPVIWPYLSAAQHLYRRFLSLSEVERQKKIMNQETYLKERTTKAQVMLKKLIKKNQELELDLLMHQLHQGRHISQLTNEELLALFWMVGKWIRDCRKRIEYHQEVHRPPPPPPEFVPFNSPLLEIGSNEMDLVDNGRNLMDQWFIDMVMNSIDKIGGSSSSMVEELGFVQSEVNMGDLMNGGNSMVEIGELGGTETIIVEGDGDENILLSEWNFGVNDNFGMSEIEKLVNDINAVGVEATVSPIDFTHQVGFGIGGDVNDGDPTGILYFDGCYYLLPCP